One region of Polaribacter pectinis genomic DNA includes:
- a CDS encoding NAD(P)/FAD-dependent oxidoreductase: MNIPQTSFPRVVIIGGGFAGLAAAKGLEKQELQVVLIDKHNYHTFQPLLYQVATGGLEPDSIAFPLRKRFNDVENFYFRLAEVVQINPEKNLVETSIGDLEYDELIIATGSTTNFFGNTSIQKYAMEMKSVPQSLNIRSLILENFEEALLTSNFEERNALMNFVIVGGGPTGVELAGALAEMKKGILPKDYPDLDIRQMQINLIQSSGEILKGMSAKASEKAEDFLIDLGVNVWKNLRVLDYDGKTVTTNGVDHFKAETVIWAAGVKGQTIDGLNAECVIERAARIKVDEYNKVLNYDNIYAVGDVACMSSEKTPYGHPMMAQPAIQQGKLVAKNILGKLFNKKQKPFVYNDKGSMATIGRNKAVVDLPKWKFQGIFAWFVWMFVHLFSLIGFRNKAIVFLNWVYNYIRFDRETRLIIRPYKKKNKYSFREQL; this comes from the coding sequence ATGAACATTCCACAAACTAGTTTTCCAAGAGTTGTAATTATTGGTGGAGGATTTGCAGGTTTAGCCGCTGCAAAAGGTTTAGAAAAACAAGAATTGCAAGTTGTTTTAATTGATAAACATAATTATCACACATTTCAACCTTTATTATATCAAGTCGCTACAGGAGGTTTAGAACCAGATTCTATTGCTTTCCCTTTAAGAAAACGTTTTAACGATGTAGAGAATTTCTATTTTAGATTGGCAGAAGTTGTACAAATAAATCCTGAAAAAAATCTGGTTGAAACTTCAATTGGAGACTTAGAATACGACGAATTAATAATTGCAACTGGTTCTACAACCAACTTTTTTGGAAATACCAGTATTCAGAAATATGCAATGGAAATGAAATCTGTTCCACAGTCTTTGAACATTAGAAGTTTAATTTTAGAAAATTTTGAAGAGGCTTTATTAACTTCAAATTTTGAAGAAAGAAACGCATTAATGAACTTTGTTATTGTTGGTGGTGGACCTACAGGAGTGGAATTAGCAGGTGCTTTAGCAGAAATGAAAAAGGGAATTTTACCAAAAGATTATCCTGATTTAGACATCAGGCAAATGCAAATAAACCTAATACAAAGTTCTGGTGAAATTCTAAAAGGAATGAGTGCAAAAGCATCGGAAAAAGCAGAAGATTTTCTAATTGATTTGGGCGTAAATGTTTGGAAAAATTTACGTGTTTTAGATTACGATGGAAAAACGGTTACAACAAATGGTGTAGATCATTTTAAAGCGGAAACTGTTATTTGGGCAGCTGGTGTAAAAGGACAAACTATTGATGGTTTAAACGCAGAATGTGTTATAGAAAGAGCTGCAAGAATTAAAGTTGACGAATACAATAAAGTTTTAAATTACGATAATATTTACGCAGTTGGAGATGTTGCTTGCATGTCTTCAGAAAAAACACCTTATGGACATCCAATGATGGCACAACCTGCCATTCAACAAGGAAAATTGGTGGCGAAAAATATTTTAGGAAAATTATTCAACAAAAAACAAAAACCTTTTGTTTATAACGACAAGGGTTCCATGGCTACCATTGGAAGAAATAAAGCAGTGGTAGATTTACCAAAATGGAAATTTCAAGGAATTTTTGCTTGGTTTGTTTGGATGTTTGTGCATCTTTTTTCTTTAATAGGTTTTAGAAATAAAGCCATTGTATTTCTAAATTGGGTATATAATTACATTCGTTTCGATAGAGAAACTCGTTTAATTATTCGTCCTTATAAAAAGAAAAACAAGTATTCTTTTAGAGAGCAATTATGA
- a CDS encoding AraC family transcriptional regulator: protein MKTTKIAKENIARLNVAIQFIEENLDTKLTLDIIAEKAHFSPFHFHRLFSLVVEETPNNFIIRKRIECAASSLLHQKEKTITEVAEAVAFSNLSSFSKAFKKFYGISPNQFKEESPDKFSKICKTESKNGQVKITFEQYICNINNALNWLQMNAKTEIKKIPRLDLAYISHKGKMEAIGSVYNKLVKWATPKGLINEETRMLTIYHDSPKITDPNNLRMSACIILNDPIELDGEVSLKILSPTKCIVSRFEITPFQFQQAWESSFAWMIEKGYKKSETAPFEIYYNNAAEHPENKFIVDLCIPII, encoded by the coding sequence ATGAAAACCACTAAAATTGCAAAAGAAAATATTGCTCGATTAAATGTTGCAATTCAATTTATTGAAGAAAATTTAGACACCAAACTTACTTTGGATATTATTGCTGAAAAAGCTCATTTTTCTCCTTTTCATTTTCATCGTTTATTTTCTTTGGTTGTAGAAGAAACTCCGAATAATTTCATCATTAGAAAAAGAATTGAATGTGCAGCTTCTTCTCTATTACATCAAAAAGAGAAAACAATTACAGAAGTTGCAGAGGCAGTTGCTTTTAGTAATTTGTCTTCGTTCTCGAAAGCTTTTAAAAAGTTTTATGGCATCTCTCCAAATCAATTTAAAGAAGAAAGTCCAGATAAATTTAGCAAGATTTGCAAAACAGAAAGCAAAAACGGACAAGTAAAAATTACTTTCGAACAATATATTTGCAATATTAATAACGCTTTAAATTGGTTACAAATGAATGCAAAAACAGAAATTAAAAAAATTCCAAGATTAGATTTAGCATATATTTCTCACAAAGGAAAAATGGAAGCAATTGGCAGTGTTTATAATAAATTAGTAAAATGGGCAACTCCAAAAGGATTGATTAATGAGGAGACAAGAATGTTAACCATTTATCACGACAGTCCTAAAATTACGGATCCAAATAACTTAAGAATGAGTGCTTGCATCATTTTAAATGATCCTATAGAACTTGATGGAGAAGTGAGTTTAAAAATTTTATCACCAACTAAATGTATTGTTTCTCGTTTCGAAATTACTCCTTTTCAATTCCAGCAAGCTTGGGAATCTTCTTTTGCTTGGATGATAGAAAAAGGGTACAAAAAATCGGAAACTGCACCTTTTGAAATTTATTACAATAATGCTGCTGAACATCCAGAAAATAAGTTTATTGTAGATTTATGCATTCCTATTATATAA
- a CDS encoding GyrI-like domain-containing protein yields MMKHEWRKKEKDVYVPKAKPEIIKVPEYSFFTISGKGNPNNPHFANYITPLYALSYAIKMGLKKNPVLEDYYDYTVYPLEGVWDISDEAKKNFNPNLPINKDELVFTLMIRQPNFVTEEYALEVIEKVKIKKPDLLIEKVKFEKKEEGSCIQMLHIGSYDNEATTFKIMEEFAKKEGLERESKLHREIYLSDFRKVATEKLKTVLRFKTK; encoded by the coding sequence ATGATGAAACACGAATGGAGAAAAAAGGAAAAAGATGTATATGTTCCTAAAGCAAAGCCAGAAATAATTAAAGTTCCTGAATATAGTTTTTTCACGATTTCTGGAAAAGGAAACCCAAATAATCCTCATTTTGCTAATTATATAACTCCTTTATATGCACTTTCTTATGCAATAAAAATGGGGTTAAAAAAGAATCCTGTTTTAGAAGATTATTACGATTATACAGTATATCCTTTGGAAGGTGTTTGGGATATTTCTGATGAAGCAAAGAAAAACTTCAACCCAAATTTACCCATAAATAAAGACGAATTAGTTTTCACGTTAATGATTCGTCAACCAAATTTTGTAACAGAAGAATATGCTTTGGAAGTAATTGAAAAAGTAAAAATTAAAAAACCAGATTTATTAATTGAAAAAGTAAAATTCGAAAAAAAAGAAGAAGGTTCTTGCATACAAATGTTACACATTGGCTCTTATGACAATGAAGCTACCACTTTTAAAATTATGGAAGAATTTGCTAAAAAAGAAGGTTTAGAAAGGGAATCTAAACTTCATAGAGAGATTTATCTATCTGATTTCAGGAAAGTTGCAACAGAAAAATTAAAAACAGTTTTACGTTTTAAAACAAAATAA
- a CDS encoding TonB-dependent receptor: MKRILFLLITLCQFSLIAQTTVSGKVTDSKNNPILGANVYLDGTYDGTSTNEKGEFTFKTEELGNQTLVISFVSFETYTKTANVKTLNNLKIKLRDDVNSLNAVVINAGTFEAGEKGKVTVLKPMDIVTTASALGDFVGALQTLPGTAAVGEDGRLFVRGGEAEETQIFIDGARVFTPFTPTTNNIPTRGRYSPFLFQGITFSTGGYSAEYGQALSSVLSLTTIDEPDQEKTDISLMTVGLGVGNTQKWDKSSFSINTSYINLAPYNAIFKDRNTWNKPFQSANGEMVFRQKFKDDSMLKLYSAYSYSDFDVIQDDINFDDGLRFGLQNRNLYFNASYKNKFGNNWKYETALSYTNDNTNVKFMEDKINSNDNSYHFKAKLKKRFSSRFRLNIGAEYFMTNYDESYTPNNSNKFDYGFDNNIFASFVETDIFFSKNLAAKIGVRAENSELLNEFTISPRTSISYKSGKNSQFSLAYGQFYQNPNNEFLKFTHNLKAQNTSHLIANYQSVKQGQIFRIEAYYKDYNSLVKFDNNSTNFNDNQPNFNSTFNNNGTGFAKGIDVFWRQNGKIKNTDYWVSYSYLDTERDYRNYPNAARPNFASKHNLSVVAKHFITDWKSQVGLSYQFASGRNYTNPNKAGFLNSQTKNFNNLSFNWAYLLDQQKILYFSVNNVLGTKNIFGYNYKNTPNMNGNFERQARIPNADSFFFVGFFWTISDDNKSNQLDNL, encoded by the coding sequence ATGAAACGTATTCTATTTTTATTAATTACACTTTGCCAATTTTCTTTAATTGCACAAACCACAGTTTCAGGAAAAGTTACAGATTCTAAAAATAATCCTATTTTAGGAGCAAACGTCTATTTAGATGGCACTTACGATGGAACCTCAACAAACGAAAAAGGAGAATTTACATTCAAAACAGAAGAATTAGGAAATCAAACGTTGGTAATTTCCTTTGTTTCTTTTGAAACTTATACAAAAACTGCAAATGTAAAAACACTCAATAATTTAAAAATAAAATTGCGAGATGATGTAAATTCTTTAAATGCAGTAGTAATAAATGCAGGAACTTTTGAAGCTGGAGAAAAAGGCAAAGTAACCGTTTTAAAACCAATGGATATTGTAACCACAGCAAGTGCTTTGGGCGATTTTGTAGGCGCTTTACAAACATTACCAGGAACTGCTGCTGTTGGCGAAGATGGACGATTATTTGTAAGAGGTGGAGAAGCAGAAGAAACGCAAATTTTTATTGATGGAGCAAGAGTTTTTACGCCATTTACACCAACTACAAACAACATTCCTACAAGAGGAAGATATTCTCCATTTTTATTCCAAGGAATTACGTTTTCTACAGGTGGTTATTCTGCTGAATATGGACAAGCATTATCCAGTGTTTTATCATTAACAACTATAGACGAACCAGATCAAGAAAAAACAGACATCTCTTTAATGACAGTTGGTTTGGGAGTTGGAAACACGCAAAAATGGGACAAAAGTTCTTTCAGTATTAATACTTCTTACATTAATTTAGCACCTTACAATGCCATTTTTAAAGATAGAAATACGTGGAATAAACCTTTCCAATCCGCAAATGGCGAAATGGTTTTTCGACAAAAATTCAAAGACGATTCTATGCTAAAACTATACAGTGCTTACAGTTATTCAGATTTTGATGTGATACAAGATGATATTAATTTTGATGACGGTTTGCGTTTCGGATTGCAAAACAGAAACCTATATTTTAATGCATCTTACAAGAATAAATTCGGTAATAATTGGAAATATGAAACTGCTTTAAGCTACACAAACGACAATACGAATGTTAAGTTTATGGAAGACAAAATAAATAGTAACGACAATTCGTATCACTTTAAAGCAAAATTAAAAAAACGTTTTTCAAGTAGATTTCGTTTAAATATAGGCGCAGAATATTTCATGACAAATTACGACGAAAGTTATACGCCAAATAACAGCAATAAATTCGATTATGGTTTCGATAATAATATTTTTGCTTCTTTTGTAGAAACCGATATTTTCTTCTCGAAAAACTTGGCCGCAAAAATTGGAGTAAGAGCAGAAAATTCTGAATTGTTAAACGAATTTACAATCTCTCCAAGAACTTCAATTTCTTATAAATCAGGTAAAAACTCACAATTTTCTTTGGCTTATGGTCAGTTTTATCAAAATCCGAATAATGAGTTTTTAAAATTTACACACAATTTAAAAGCACAAAACACATCACATTTAATTGCCAATTATCAATCTGTAAAACAAGGGCAAATTTTTAGAATCGAAGCGTATTACAAAGACTATAATAGCTTGGTGAAGTTCGATAATAATTCAACAAATTTTAATGATAATCAGCCTAATTTTAATTCAACTTTTAACAATAATGGAACTGGATTCGCAAAAGGAATAGACGTTTTTTGGAGGCAAAATGGCAAAATAAAAAATACCGATTATTGGGTTTCTTACTCCTATTTAGATACTGAAAGAGACTACAGAAATTACCCAAATGCTGCAAGACCAAATTTTGCATCGAAACATAATTTATCTGTTGTTGCCAAACATTTTATTACAGATTGGAAAAGTCAGGTTGGTTTGAGTTATCAATTTGCCTCTGGCAGAAACTACACAAACCCGAACAAAGCTGGTTTCTTAAATAGTCAGACTAAAAACTTCAACAATTTAAGTTTTAATTGGGCGTATTTATTAGATCAACAAAAAATATTATATTTCTCTGTAAACAACGTTTTAGGCACAAAAAATATTTTTGGTTATAACTATAAAAACACCCCAAACATGAATGGAAATTTCGAAAGACAAGCAAGAATTCCCAATGCAGATAGTTTCTTTTTCGTAGGTTTCTTCTGGACAATTAGCGACGATAACAAATCAAACCAATTAGACAATTTATAA
- a CDS encoding DUF2141 domain-containing protein, producing the protein MKKLLLIIAIIFGGIFATNAQETTYDLTINISGLDSNKGKVLIALYNEEGQFLKKRFKDGITKITDKKATYTITGIPKGEYAVSFFHDENDNNKMDTNFLGIPKEDYGCSNNARGFMGAPKYKDAKFQLSENKTIEIKI; encoded by the coding sequence ATGAAAAAATTACTTTTAATAATAGCAATCATTTTCGGAGGAATTTTCGCAACAAATGCACAAGAAACAACTTACGATTTAACTATAAATATTTCTGGTTTAGACTCTAACAAAGGAAAAGTTTTAATTGCATTGTATAACGAAGAAGGTCAGTTTTTGAAAAAACGTTTTAAAGACGGCATAACAAAAATCACCGATAAAAAAGCGACTTATACTATAACAGGAATTCCTAAAGGAGAATATGCTGTTTCCTTTTTTCATGATGAAAATGACAACAATAAAATGGACACGAATTTCTTGGGAATACCTAAAGAAGACTATGGCTGTTCTAATAACGCAAGAGGATTTATGGGTGCTCCAAAATACAAAGACGCTAAATTTCAATTGTCAGAAAATAAAACAATCGAGATAAAAATATAA
- a CDS encoding amidohydrolase family protein → MTRRKLRINGHSHLLPYPEQIPQFMKDKEIFWVDDERKHMLQKGWKRPVTDSSFFLDEKLLWMEKNKLDHAVVLNLSQLYGNGLRLEEMKKALRFQNDFNAKVQRDHPDKFTCGFVVHPGFIYGALDEMKRCVEELGLKVLCLPTHFMDSIGQWRCVFDEENDRIFELADKYKLAIEIHPYDGDKMIKLENTNWRFHLIWMLAQCGDAYHFYTLNGMQERFKNIRTCFAHGGQLAQMNLGRRIQGFDGRPDLFEGKTHPRKAIGHKNIFFDTLVHDTDSLHLMFKRQGTSQVLMGLDDPYPLGEMESDAQSSYPGKILDLAIERNIITEVEKGQIWEDNVLQWLFGDDEKAKQDLVNKILKV, encoded by the coding sequence ATGACACGAAGAAAACTACGAATAAACGGACATTCACATTTATTGCCTTACCCAGAGCAAATTCCTCAATTTATGAAGGATAAAGAAATTTTTTGGGTAGATGATGAGCGTAAGCATATGTTACAAAAAGGTTGGAAAAGACCTGTAACAGATTCCAGTTTTTTCTTGGATGAGAAGCTTCTTTGGATGGAGAAAAACAAGTTAGATCACGCAGTTGTTTTAAATCTTTCTCAATTATATGGAAATGGTTTGCGTTTGGAAGAAATGAAAAAAGCGTTGCGTTTTCAGAATGATTTTAATGCAAAAGTTCAGCGAGATCATCCAGATAAGTTTACCTGTGGTTTTGTAGTGCACCCAGGTTTTATTTATGGAGCGTTAGACGAAATGAAACGTTGTGTAGAAGAATTGGGCTTAAAAGTTTTGTGTTTGCCAACGCATTTTATGGATTCAATTGGACAGTGGAGATGTGTTTTTGATGAAGAAAACGATCGAATTTTCGAATTGGCAGATAAATACAAATTAGCGATTGAAATTCATCCTTATGATGGAGATAAAATGATAAAATTAGAAAATACCAATTGGCGTTTTCACTTAATTTGGATGCTAGCACAATGTGGAGATGCATATCATTTTTATACTTTAAACGGAATGCAAGAGCGATTTAAAAACATTAGAACTTGTTTTGCACATGGAGGTCAATTAGCACAAATGAATTTGGGAAGAAGAATACAAGGTTTTGATGGAAGACCCGATTTATTTGAAGGAAAAACACATCCAAGAAAAGCAATTGGACATAAAAATATCTTTTTTGATACGTTAGTTCACGATACAGATTCTTTGCATTTAATGTTTAAAAGACAAGGAACAAGTCAGGTTTTAATGGGTTTGGATGATCCTTATCCTTTAGGAGAAATGGAAAGTGATGCACAATCTTCTTATCCTGGAAAAATTTTAGATTTAGCAATTGAAAGAAATATTATTACTGAAGTTGAAAAAGGGCAAATCTGGGAAGATAACGTTTTACAATGGTTGTTTGGTGATGATGAAAAAGCGAAACAAGATTTGGTTAATAAGATTTTAAAAGTATAA
- a CDS encoding 3-hydroxyanthranilate 3,4-dioxygenase, translating into MNLVQPLNFKKWIDEHRHLLKPPVGNKQVWDNGEYIVMVVGGPNNRKDYHYNETPEFFYQVEGDMILKIIDDKGEMIDVEINEGDIYLLPGKVPHSPQRKENTVGLVIEYPRSEGMLDALEWYCENCGNPLYREEFALDNIETDMPVIFDKYYSDKQKCTCDNCGTVMQPPNKVK; encoded by the coding sequence ATGAATTTAGTACAACCTTTAAATTTTAAAAAGTGGATTGATGAACATCGTCATTTATTAAAACCGCCAGTTGGTAACAAGCAAGTTTGGGATAATGGCGAATACATTGTCATGGTTGTTGGTGGACCAAATAACAGAAAAGATTATCATTATAACGAAACTCCAGAATTTTTCTATCAAGTAGAAGGAGACATGATTTTAAAAATCATAGACGATAAAGGAGAAATGATTGATGTAGAAATTAACGAAGGAGATATTTATTTACTGCCAGGAAAAGTGCCACATTCGCCACAAAGAAAAGAAAATACAGTTGGTTTGGTAATTGAATATCCACGTTCAGAAGGAATGTTAGATGCTTTAGAATGGTATTGCGAAAATTGTGGAAATCCATTATACAGAGAAGAATTTGCATTAGATAACATAGAAACAGACATGCCAGTTATTTTCGACAAATATTATTCCGACAAACAAAAATGTACTTGCGACAATTGTGGAACAGTAATGCAACCACCAAATAAAGTTAAATAG
- a CDS encoding SDR family oxidoreductase, which yields MNLELKNKNALVCGSTQGIGKATALLLAEEGANVTLLARNKEKLQSVLKELSNNGNQNHNYLIADFSKPNELKQVLEKSELQFHVLINNTGGPAGGPIFNAKIEEFESAFTQHLKCNHILVQAIVPFMKTQNFGRIVNVISTSVKQPLDGLGVSNTIRGAVASWSKTLANELGEFGITVNNVLPGATGTERLNEIIKNKANKTGNSIEEVSKNMMNASPAKRFAKPEEIANAIVFLTSEKASFINGINVPVDGGRTKSL from the coding sequence ATGAATTTAGAACTAAAAAACAAAAACGCTTTAGTTTGCGGAAGCACACAAGGAATTGGAAAAGCGACAGCATTATTATTGGCAGAAGAAGGAGCTAATGTTACTTTACTTGCCAGAAATAAAGAAAAGTTACAATCAGTTTTAAAAGAATTATCAAATAACGGAAACCAGAATCACAATTATTTAATTGCAGATTTTTCGAAACCAAATGAACTGAAACAAGTTTTAGAGAAGTCAGAATTACAGTTCCATGTTTTGATAAACAATACTGGAGGTCCAGCTGGAGGTCCAATATTTAATGCAAAAATAGAAGAATTTGAAAGCGCTTTTACGCAACATTTAAAATGCAATCATATTTTGGTACAAGCAATTGTTCCGTTTATGAAAACACAAAATTTTGGTAGAATTGTAAATGTAATTTCAACATCTGTAAAACAACCTTTAGATGGTTTGGGCGTTTCAAATACTATTCGTGGCGCAGTTGCAAGTTGGTCTAAAACCTTGGCAAATGAGTTGGGCGAATTCGGCATTACAGTAAATAATGTTTTGCCAGGAGCCACAGGAACAGAGCGTTTAAATGAAATTATTAAAAATAAAGCAAACAAAACAGGAAACTCAATTGAAGAAGTTTCTAAAAATATGATGAATGCTTCCCCAGCAAAACGTTTTGCAAAACCAGAGGAAATTGCCAATGCAATTGTGTTTTTAACAAGTGAAAAAGCCAGTTTTATCAACGGAATTAACGTCCCTGTAGATGGTGGAAGAACAAAATCTTTGTAG
- a CDS encoding DUF6500 family protein translates to MNKEIREKIIEVCNEKIAKKGENVGLSFYAFFKNKNDNPKLLLEVATWWIESHKLDHFEKAVKIKKMITENK, encoded by the coding sequence ATGAATAAAGAAATACGAGAAAAAATAATAGAAGTTTGTAACGAGAAAATCGCTAAAAAAGGAGAAAACGTAGGCTTGTCTTTTTATGCATTTTTCAAAAACAAAAATGATAACCCAAAGTTATTATTGGAAGTTGCAACTTGGTGGATTGAATCCCATAAATTAGATCATTTCGAAAAAGCGGTTAAGATTAAGAAAATGATTACAGAAAATAAATAA
- a CDS encoding aldehyde dehydrogenase, with translation MKIQNYINGKFEDPIKGEYIDNYNPSIGEIYGQIPNSSKEDVEKAVEAAEKAFPNWSNTTLATRSKILSKIAELIKEKLHFLAEAESKDNGKPISLAKAVDIPRAASNFQFFANAITQFSSESHESVGLNAVNFTLRQPLGVVGCISPWNLPLYLFTWKIAPAIASGNCVVAKPSEITPMTAYLLGEICTEAGLPKGVLNVVHGLGTSTGQAIVEHPNIKAISFTGGTKTGAHIARIAAPLFKKLSLELGGKNPNIIFADCDYEKMLETTVRSSFANQGQICLCGSRILVEEKIYEKFKTDFIKKVSELKVGNPSEESTNIGALVSKEHLEKVKSYINIAEEENAKILFGGDRVTVKNCENGYYLQPTIIEVSDNNCRLNQEEIFGPVVTIMSFKTDEEALQLANDVKYGLSATLWTNNLNRTMQFSKQLHTGIVWVNTWMLRDLRTAFGGAKDSGVGREGGFEALRFFTEPKNICIQYE, from the coding sequence TTGAAAATCCAAAACTACATCAACGGAAAATTTGAAGATCCAATAAAGGGAGAATATATTGATAACTACAATCCATCAATAGGAGAAATCTACGGACAAATTCCAAATTCTTCAAAAGAAGATGTAGAAAAAGCAGTTGAAGCAGCAGAAAAAGCTTTTCCAAATTGGTCTAACACAACATTAGCAACAAGAAGTAAAATCTTGTCTAAAATTGCTGAATTAATAAAAGAAAAATTACATTTTTTAGCGGAAGCAGAATCGAAAGATAATGGAAAGCCAATCAGTTTGGCAAAAGCAGTTGACATTCCAAGAGCTGCAAGTAATTTTCAGTTCTTCGCAAATGCAATAACGCAGTTTTCATCCGAAAGCCACGAAAGTGTGGGTTTGAATGCTGTTAATTTTACATTACGTCAACCACTTGGAGTTGTAGGTTGTATTTCTCCATGGAATTTACCTTTGTATTTATTTACTTGGAAAATTGCTCCTGCAATTGCATCAGGAAATTGTGTCGTTGCAAAACCAAGTGAAATTACACCAATGACAGCTTATTTATTAGGTGAAATTTGTACAGAAGCTGGCCTCCCAAAAGGTGTTTTAAATGTTGTCCACGGATTAGGAACTTCAACAGGACAAGCAATTGTAGAGCATCCAAACATAAAAGCAATTTCATTTACTGGTGGCACAAAAACAGGAGCACATATTGCCAGAATTGCAGCGCCATTGTTTAAAAAGTTATCTTTAGAATTAGGAGGGAAAAACCCAAACATCATTTTTGCAGATTGCGATTATGAGAAGATGTTAGAAACCACAGTACGTTCTTCGTTTGCGAATCAAGGTCAAATTTGTTTATGTGGAAGTAGAATTTTAGTAGAAGAAAAAATCTACGAGAAATTCAAAACTGATTTTATTAAAAAAGTCTCTGAATTAAAAGTTGGAAATCCATCAGAAGAAAGCACAAATATTGGAGCATTAGTTTCTAAAGAACATTTAGAAAAAGTAAAAAGTTATATTAATATTGCTGAAGAAGAAAACGCAAAAATTCTTTTTGGAGGTGACAGAGTCACAGTCAAGAATTGCGAAAACGGTTATTATTTACAACCCACAATTATAGAAGTTTCAGACAATAATTGCAGACTGAATCAAGAAGAAATATTTGGGCCAGTTGTAACCATTATGTCATTTAAAACTGATGAAGAGGCATTGCAATTAGCAAATGATGTAAAATACGGATTATCAGCAACTTTATGGACGAATAATTTAAACAGAACCATGCAATTTTCTAAACAATTACACACAGGAATTGTTTGGGTAAATACGTGGATGTTACGTGATTTAAGAACTGCATTTGGTGGCGCAAAAGATAGTGGAGTAGGAAGAGAAGGAGGTTTTGAAGCGTTGCGTTTCTTTACAGAGCCAAAGAATATATGTATACAGTATGAATAA
- a CDS encoding cupin domain-containing protein — MYKLKTSINIRKLAFCFLIISFYSCKPKTTLPDPLEAGWKGKKVCEVLQDNAELRVLKCTFAPGVGHEEHYHKKHFGYTLVGSKFKIKDVKGVREVDVPTGYSFSNEERTSHEVLNIGNETAVFLIIEPK, encoded by the coding sequence ATGTATAAATTAAAAACAAGTATCAATATAAGAAAGTTAGCTTTTTGTTTTTTAATAATTAGCTTTTACTCTTGTAAACCAAAAACTACGCTTCCTGATCCTTTAGAAGCAGGCTGGAAAGGAAAAAAGGTTTGTGAAGTTTTGCAAGATAATGCAGAGTTAAGAGTGTTAAAATGTACGTTTGCTCCTGGAGTTGGTCATGAGGAACATTACCATAAAAAACATTTTGGTTATACGCTTGTTGGAAGTAAGTTTAAAATAAAAGACGTTAAAGGAGTAAGAGAGGTTGATGTACCAACAGGGTATAGTTTTTCAAATGAAGAAAGAACATCGCACGAAGTGTTAAATATTGGTAATGAAACTGCCGTATTTTTAATTATTGAACCTAAATAG
- a CDS encoding RidA family protein — translation MSEKKVTPRGAYPHVKVVGDFIFVSGTSSRRPDNTIAGVVIIDEMGTKKLDSYLQTKAVLENIDCNLKTVGASIKDVVDVSSFLVNMNDFAGYNKAYAEFFDKEAGPTRTTVAVHQLPHPDLVVEIKVTAYKKR, via the coding sequence ATGTCAGAAAAAAAAGTAACACCAAGAGGCGCTTATCCACATGTAAAAGTTGTGGGCGATTTTATTTTTGTTTCAGGAACAAGTTCAAGAAGACCAGATAACACAATTGCAGGAGTTGTAATTATTGATGAAATGGGAACAAAAAAATTAGATTCTTATTTACAAACAAAAGCAGTTTTAGAAAATATAGACTGTAATTTAAAAACGGTTGGTGCAAGTATAAAAGATGTTGTAGATGTTTCCTCTTTTTTAGTCAATATGAATGATTTTGCGGGTTACAATAAAGCGTACGCAGAATTTTTCGATAAAGAAGCTGGGCCAACAAGAACAACTGTTGCAGTGCATCAGTTACCACATCCAGATTTGGTAGTAGAGATTAAAGTAACGGCTTATAAGAAGCGATAG